The Pseudomonas iranensis genome includes a window with the following:
- a CDS encoding ABC transporter substrate-binding protein: protein MLKHAVIPFLVGAGLLASAPFATAATNLVFCSEGSPAGFDPGQYTTGTDFDASAETMFNRLTQFERGGTAVIPGLATKWDISDDGLTYTFHLREGVKFHTTPYFKPTREFNADDVLFTFNRMINKDDPFRKAYPTEFPYFTDMGMDTNITKIDKVDDHTVKFTLKEVDAAFIQNMAMSFASVQSAEYAAQLLKDGKAADINQKPIGTGPFVFKSYQKDSNIRYTGNKDYWKPEDVKIDNLIFAITTDPSVRIQKLKKNECQVTLFPRPADLKALKEDKSLKMPDQAGFNLGYIAYNVMDKVKGSNEANPLADLRVRQALDMAVNKPQIIDSVYQGAGQLAVNAMPPTQWSYDTTIKDAKYDPEKAKQLLKEAGVKEGTEIVLWAMPVQRPYNPNAKLMAEMLQSDWAKIGLKVKITSYEWGEYIKRSKGGENQAMIIGWSGDNGDPDNWLNVLFGCDSLSGNNFSKWCDKKFDGLVKEAKRTTDQGKRTELYKQAQHVLKDAVPMTPIAHSTVYQPMRANVQDFKISPFGLNSFYGVSVSK, encoded by the coding sequence ATGCTTAAACACGCGGTCATTCCGTTTCTAGTCGGCGCAGGCTTGTTAGCCTCCGCACCTTTCGCCACCGCTGCGACTAACCTGGTGTTCTGCTCCGAAGGGAGCCCGGCCGGTTTTGATCCAGGCCAGTACACCACCGGAACCGACTTCGACGCCTCAGCCGAAACCATGTTCAACCGCCTGACCCAGTTCGAGCGCGGCGGCACCGCCGTGATTCCTGGCCTGGCGACCAAGTGGGACATTTCCGACGATGGCCTGACCTACACCTTCCACCTGCGTGAAGGCGTCAAGTTCCACACCACCCCGTATTTCAAGCCGACTCGTGAATTCAACGCCGACGACGTGCTGTTTACGTTCAACCGCATGATCAACAAGGACGACCCGTTCCGTAAGGCGTACCCGACCGAATTCCCGTACTTCACCGACATGGGGATGGACACCAACATCACCAAGATCGATAAAGTCGACGACCACACCGTCAAGTTCACCCTGAAAGAAGTCGACGCCGCGTTCATCCAGAACATGGCCATGAGCTTCGCTTCCGTGCAGTCCGCCGAATATGCGGCCCAACTGCTCAAGGATGGCAAAGCCGCCGACATCAACCAGAAGCCGATCGGCACCGGCCCGTTCGTGTTCAAGAGCTATCAGAAAGACTCGAACATCCGTTACACCGGCAACAAGGATTACTGGAAACCTGAAGACGTAAAGATCGACAACCTGATCTTCGCCATCACCACCGACCCGTCGGTGCGTATCCAGAAGTTGAAGAAGAACGAGTGCCAGGTCACCCTGTTCCCGCGTCCGGCGGATCTGAAAGCGCTGAAAGAAGACAAGTCGCTGAAGATGCCGGATCAGGCCGGCTTCAACCTGGGCTACATCGCCTACAACGTGATGGACAAGGTCAAGGGCAGCAACGAGGCCAACCCATTGGCTGACCTGCGCGTGCGGCAGGCGCTGGACATGGCCGTGAACAAGCCACAGATCATCGATTCGGTTTACCAGGGTGCGGGCCAACTGGCGGTCAACGCCATGCCGCCGACCCAGTGGTCCTACGACACCACCATCAAGGATGCCAAGTACGATCCTGAGAAAGCCAAACAGCTGCTCAAGGAAGCCGGCGTCAAGGAAGGTACCGAGATCGTCCTGTGGGCGATGCCGGTGCAGCGTCCGTACAACCCGAACGCCAAACTGATGGCTGAAATGCTCCAGTCCGACTGGGCCAAGATCGGCTTGAAAGTGAAGATCACCAGCTACGAGTGGGGCGAGTACATCAAGCGTTCCAAAGGTGGCGAGAACCAGGCCATGATCATTGGCTGGAGCGGTGACAATGGTGATCCGGACAACTGGCTCAACGTTCTGTTCGGCTGCGACTCGCTGAGCGGCAACAACTTCTCCAAGTGGTGCGACAAGAAGTTCGACGGCCTGGTGAAAGAAGCCAAACGCACTACCGACCAGGGCAAGCGCACCGAGCTGTACAAACAGGCGCAACACGTCCTCAAAGATGCAGTTCCAATGACACCTATCGCTCACTCGACGGTGTATCAACCCATGCGCGCCAACGTGCAGGATTTCAAGATCAGCCCATTTGGCCTGAATTCCTTCTACGGCGTCAGCGTCAGCAAGTAA
- a CDS encoding ABC transporter substrate-binding protein: MRHTLIFSALLGAGLLAATSSSYAASDSLVFCSEGSPAGFDTAQYTTATDNDAAEPLYNRLVEFEKGATNVVPGLATKWDISEDGLKYTFHLREGVKFHTTPYFKPSRDFNADDVVFTFTRMLDAQQPFRKAYPTEFPYFNGMSLNKNIARVEKTGPLTVEFTLNSVDAAFIQNIAMSFASILSAEYADKLLADGKPSDINQKPIGTGPFVFKSYQKDSNIRYTGNPQYWDPSRVKLKNLIFAINTDASVRVQKLKAGECQITLHPRPADVEALKADPKLQLISKPGFNLGYIAYNVRHKPFDQLEVRQALDMAVNKQGILNAVYQGAGQLAVNAMPPTQWSYDDTIKDAAYNPEKAKELLKAAGVKEGTEITLWAMPVQRPYNPNAKLMAEMLQSDWAKIGLKVKIVSYEWGEYIKRTKNGEHDISLIGWTGDNGDPDNWLGTLYSCDAIGGNNYSMWCDPAYDKLIKQAKVVTDRDQRTVLYKQAQQLLKQQVPITPVAHSTVNQPLSTRVEGFKVSPFGRNVFSGVSID; this comes from the coding sequence ATGCGCCATACCTTGATTTTTTCCGCACTGTTGGGCGCCGGCCTGTTGGCCGCCACGTCTTCAAGCTACGCCGCCAGCGACAGCCTGGTGTTCTGCTCGGAAGGCAGCCCGGCGGGTTTCGATACCGCGCAATACACGACGGCCACCGACAACGACGCCGCCGAGCCGCTGTACAACCGCCTCGTCGAGTTCGAAAAAGGCGCGACCAATGTCGTACCGGGCCTGGCGACCAAGTGGGACATTTCCGAAGATGGCCTGAAATACACCTTTCACCTGCGTGAAGGCGTGAAATTTCATACAACCCCTTACTTCAAGCCGAGCCGCGATTTCAACGCGGACGATGTCGTGTTCACGTTCACTCGCATGCTCGATGCGCAACAGCCGTTCCGCAAGGCTTACCCCACCGAATTTCCGTACTTCAACGGGATGAGCCTGAACAAGAACATCGCCAGGGTCGAGAAGACCGGGCCGCTGACCGTGGAGTTCACGCTCAACAGCGTTGACGCCGCGTTCATCCAGAACATCGCCATGAGCTTCGCTTCGATTCTGTCTGCCGAATACGCCGACAAGCTGCTGGCCGACGGCAAGCCGAGCGACATCAACCAGAAGCCGATCGGCACCGGGCCGTTCGTGTTCAAGAGCTACCAGAAAGACTCCAACATCCGCTACACCGGCAACCCGCAGTACTGGGATCCGAGCCGGGTCAAGCTGAAGAACCTGATCTTCGCGATCAACACCGATGCCTCGGTGCGCGTGCAGAAGCTCAAGGCTGGCGAATGCCAGATCACCCTGCATCCGCGTCCGGCCGATGTTGAAGCGCTGAAGGCCGACCCGAAACTGCAACTGATTTCCAAGCCGGGCTTCAACCTCGGCTACATCGCCTACAACGTGCGCCACAAGCCGTTCGATCAACTGGAAGTGCGTCAGGCGCTGGACATGGCGGTGAATAAACAGGGCATTCTCAACGCTGTTTACCAAGGCGCCGGCCAACTGGCCGTCAACGCCATGCCACCAACCCAGTGGTCCTACGACGACACCATCAAGGACGCCGCCTACAACCCGGAAAAAGCCAAGGAACTGCTCAAGGCCGCAGGCGTGAAAGAAGGCACCGAGATCACCCTGTGGGCAATGCCGGTGCAGCGTCCATACAACCCGAACGCCAAACTGATGGCCGAAATGCTCCAGTCCGACTGGGCGAAAATCGGTCTGAAAGTGAAGATCGTCAGCTACGAATGGGGCGAGTACATCAAGCGCACCAAGAACGGCGAGCATGACATCAGCCTGATCGGCTGGACCGGTGACAATGGGGATCCGGATAACTGGCTGGGCACGCTGTACAGCTGTGATGCCATCGGCGGCAACAACTACTCCATGTGGTGCGATCCGGCGTACGACAAGCTGATCAAACAGGCCAAGGTCGTCACCGACCGCGACCAGCGCACCGTGCTTTATAAACAGGCCCAGCAATTGCTTAAACAGCAAGTGCCGATCACGCCTGTCGCCCACTCGACGGTCAACCAGCCGTTAAGCACCCGGGTCGAAGGGTTCAAAGTCAGCCCGTTCGGCCGCAACGTGTTCTCGGGTGTCAGTATCGATTAA
- a CDS encoding response regulator transcription factor, translated as MSDEIQVEGEELPHLLLVDDDATFTRVMARAMARRGFRVSTAGSAEEGLTIAQADLPDYAALDLKMDGDSGLVLLPKLLELDPEMRVVILTGYSSIATAVEAIKRGACNYLCKPADADDVLAALLSEHADLDSLVPENPMSVDRLQWEHIQRVLTEHEGNISATARALGMHRRTLQRKLQKRPVRR; from the coding sequence ATGAGTGACGAAATCCAAGTCGAAGGCGAAGAACTGCCGCATCTGCTGCTGGTCGACGACGACGCGACCTTCACCCGCGTCATGGCCCGCGCCATGGCCCGCCGCGGCTTTCGCGTCAGCACTGCCGGTTCTGCGGAAGAAGGCCTGACCATCGCCCAGGCCGATCTGCCTGATTACGCCGCGCTGGACCTGAAAATGGACGGCGACTCCGGTCTGGTTCTGCTGCCCAAGCTGCTGGAACTCGATCCGGAAATGCGCGTGGTGATCCTCACCGGTTATTCGAGCATTGCCACGGCAGTCGAGGCGATCAAGCGTGGCGCCTGCAACTACCTGTGCAAACCCGCCGATGCCGACGACGTTCTGGCCGCGCTGCTGTCCGAGCATGCCGACCTCGACAGTCTGGTGCCGGAAAACCCGATGTCGGTCGATCGCCTGCAATGGGAGCACATCCAGCGCGTGCTCACCGAGCACGAAGGCAACATTTCCGCCACGGCCCGCGCGTTGGGCATGCACCGCCGCACCCTGCAACGCAAACTGCAGAAGCGTCCGGTTCGTCGCTGA
- a CDS encoding DUF6124 family protein, which produces MTKPVPDPPEETSTPLEAALRADDLAKNREAIKRALDFYLCPPPGKPHPPSTMFLIRPDIDTESLLAHACESLASANTLASDFADQLGRPQRNTALAIQQIIMLAELAVNRALDRVDPHA; this is translated from the coding sequence ATGACCAAACCAGTCCCCGACCCACCCGAAGAAACCTCAACCCCCCTCGAAGCCGCGTTGCGTGCCGACGATCTCGCGAAGAACCGCGAAGCCATCAAGCGTGCCCTCGATTTCTATCTCTGCCCGCCACCCGGCAAACCCCATCCGCCCAGCACGATGTTTCTGATCCGGCCCGACATCGACACCGAAAGCCTGCTTGCCCACGCCTGTGAATCCCTTGCTTCAGCCAATACGCTGGCCAGCGATTTCGCCGATCAGCTCGGTCGTCCGCAGCGCAATACGGCGCTGGCGATTCAGCAGATCATCATGCTGGCGGAGCTGGCGGTGAACCGGGCGCTGGATCGGGTTGATCCGCACGCTTGA
- a CDS encoding ATP-binding protein — protein sequence MLAPVQLTSATRQNLWRLTFIRTLVLAAQAGSVGLAYWLQLLPLPWVQLAMTLGCSILLCVFTAVRLRTSWPVTELEYALQLACDLVIHSALLYFSGGSTNPFVSYYLVPLTIAAVTLPWRYSVILSGIALALYTLMLTRFYPLETLPVARENLQIYGMWLSFALAAAVITFFAARMAEELRRQEELRAIRREEGLRDQQLLAVATQAAGAAHELGTPLATMSVLLKEMQQDHPDALLQDDLKVLQDQVKLCKETLQQLVRAAEANRRLAVEMQDVTDWLDEALNRWHLMRPEASYRFQRLGQGAVPRMAPPPDLTQALLNLLNNAADACPENLQVTLDWDAETLTISIRDHGAGVPLAIAEQIGKPFFTTKGKGFGLGLFLSKASVTRAGGSVKLYSHEEGGTLTELRLPHGARGDQHE from the coding sequence ATGCTCGCCCCCGTACAACTGACTTCCGCCACTCGCCAGAACCTCTGGCGGCTGACTTTCATCCGCACCCTGGTGCTCGCCGCGCAGGCCGGGTCCGTGGGCCTGGCCTACTGGCTGCAATTGTTGCCTTTGCCGTGGGTGCAATTGGCGATGACCCTGGGCTGTTCGATTCTGCTCTGCGTGTTCACTGCCGTGCGCCTGCGCACATCGTGGCCGGTGACCGAGCTTGAGTACGCGCTGCAACTGGCCTGCGATCTGGTGATTCACAGTGCGCTGCTGTATTTCTCCGGCGGCTCGACCAACCCCTTCGTTTCCTATTATCTGGTGCCGCTGACCATCGCGGCGGTGACGTTGCCGTGGCGTTATTCGGTGATTCTGTCCGGTATCGCGCTGGCGCTGTACACGCTGATGCTGACGCGTTTCTATCCGCTGGAAACCCTGCCGGTCGCCCGTGAGAATCTGCAGATCTACGGCATGTGGCTGAGCTTTGCCCTGGCTGCTGCGGTCATCACGTTCTTCGCCGCGCGGATGGCTGAAGAGCTGCGCCGGCAGGAAGAATTGCGCGCGATTCGCCGCGAAGAAGGCCTGCGCGATCAGCAGTTGCTCGCGGTTGCGACCCAGGCCGCCGGTGCGGCGCATGAATTGGGCACACCGCTGGCGACCATGAGCGTGCTGCTCAAGGAAATGCAGCAGGATCACCCCGATGCGTTGCTGCAGGACGATCTGAAGGTGCTGCAGGATCAAGTCAAACTGTGCAAGGAAACCTTGCAGCAACTGGTCCGCGCCGCTGAGGCCAATCGGCGTCTGGCGGTGGAGATGCAGGACGTTACCGACTGGCTCGACGAGGCGTTGAACCGTTGGCACCTGATGCGCCCGGAAGCCAGTTATCGCTTCCAGCGTCTTGGCCAGGGTGCGGTGCCGCGCATGGCGCCGCCGCCGGATCTGACCCAGGCTTTGCTGAATCTGCTCAACAATGCAGCCGACGCCTGCCCGGAAAATCTCCAGGTGACGCTGGACTGGGACGCAGAGACTTTGACCATCAGCATTCGCGATCACGGCGCCGGTGTGCCGCTGGCCATCGCCGAGCAGATCGGCAAACCGTTTTTTACCACCAAGGGCAAAGGTTTCGGCCTGGGCCTGTTTTTGAGCAAGGCCAGCGTGACACGCGCCGGTGGCTCAGTGAAACTCTATAGTCATGAGGAAGGCGGCACGCTCACCGAGCTGCGCCTGCCCCACGGCGCCCGAGGAGACCAACATGAGTGA
- a CDS encoding ABC transporter substrate-binding protein, which produces MKMLPLRAAIAAALLSVAVGASAKPLVVCTEASPEGFDMVQYTTAVTADAVAETIFNRLADFKPGTTEVIPALAESWDISEDGLTYTFHLRKGVKFHTTEYFKPTRDMNADDVVWSFQRQLDPNHPWHKLSSVGFPYFESMGFKELLKSVEKVDDNTVRFTLTRREAPFLADIAMAFSSIYPAEYADQLLKANKTGDLNNKPIGTGPFIFQRYAKDAQVRFKANPDYFRGKPPADALILAIATDNNVRLQKLKANECQVALYPKPDDIPSIKKDSKLKVDELDAMTVSYIAMNTQHKYMSDVRVRKAIDIAFDKEAYVNALFGKGNASVAVNPYPPTLLGYNHDLKNPPRDLDKARALLKEAGVPEGTTFTLFTRNGGGPTNPNPMLGAQMMQADLAKVGIKIDIRVMEWGEMLKRAKAGEHDMVSAGWAGDNGDPDNFLTPMLSCEAAKNGENYARWCNEKFQALLDEARAKVDPAERAALYEQAQVLFNQDQPWISMAHTRMFTAMRNNVEGYHISPLTTNNFATTQVK; this is translated from the coding sequence ATGAAAATGCTTCCCCTACGTGCGGCCATCGCGGCTGCGTTGCTGAGTGTCGCTGTCGGCGCCTCGGCCAAACCCTTGGTGGTCTGCACCGAAGCCAGCCCGGAAGGCTTCGATATGGTCCAGTACACAACTGCAGTCACGGCGGACGCTGTGGCCGAAACCATCTTCAATCGCCTGGCCGATTTCAAGCCCGGCACCACAGAAGTGATCCCGGCGCTCGCCGAGTCCTGGGACATCAGCGAAGACGGCCTGACCTACACGTTCCACCTGCGCAAAGGCGTCAAGTTTCACACCACCGAATACTTCAAGCCGACCCGCGACATGAATGCCGATGACGTGGTCTGGAGCTTCCAGCGTCAGCTGGACCCGAATCACCCGTGGCACAAACTGTCGAGCGTGGGCTTCCCGTACTTTGAAAGCATGGGCTTCAAGGAACTGCTCAAAAGCGTAGAAAAAGTCGACGACAACACGGTCAGGTTCACCCTGACCCGTCGCGAAGCGCCGTTCCTGGCCGACATCGCCATGGCGTTCTCGTCGATCTACCCGGCCGAATACGCCGACCAGTTGCTCAAGGCCAACAAGACCGGCGATCTGAACAACAAGCCGATCGGTACCGGCCCGTTCATCTTCCAGCGTTACGCCAAGGATGCGCAGGTGCGTTTCAAGGCCAACCCGGATTACTTCCGTGGCAAGCCACCGGCCGACGCGTTGATCCTGGCGATCGCCACCGACAACAACGTGCGCCTGCAAAAGCTCAAGGCCAACGAGTGCCAGGTTGCGCTGTATCCGAAACCGGATGACATCCCGAGCATCAAGAAAGACAGCAAGCTGAAAGTCGACGAGCTGGACGCGATGACCGTTTCGTACATCGCCATGAACACTCAGCACAAGTACATGAGCGACGTACGCGTGCGCAAAGCCATCGACATCGCGTTCGACAAGGAAGCCTACGTCAACGCGCTGTTCGGCAAGGGTAACGCGTCGGTGGCGGTCAACCCGTACCCGCCGACCCTGCTCGGCTACAACCATGACCTGAAGAACCCGCCACGGGACCTGGACAAGGCACGCGCCCTGCTCAAGGAAGCCGGGGTTCCGGAAGGCACCACCTTCACCCTGTTCACCCGTAACGGCGGCGGTCCGACCAACCCCAACCCGATGCTCGGCGCGCAAATGATGCAGGCTGACCTGGCGAAAGTCGGGATCAAGATCGACATCCGCGTGATGGAATGGGGCGAGATGCTCAAGCGCGCCAAGGCCGGCGAGCACGACATGGTCTCGGCCGGATGGGCGGGCGACAACGGCGACCCGGATAACTTCCTGACGCCTATGCTCAGTTGCGAGGCCGCCAAGAACGGCGAAAACTACGCACGCTGGTGCAACGAGAAATTCCAGGCACTGCTGGATGAAGCGCGGGCTAAAGTAGATCCGGCCGAACGCGCCGCGCTCTACGAACAGGCTCAAGTGCTGTTTAACCAGGACCAGCCATGGATCAGCATGGCCCATACTCGGATGTTCACTGCAATGCGCAACAATGTAGAGGGCTACCACATCAGCCCTCTCACCACTAATAACTTCGCCACCACCCAGGTGAAGTAG
- a CDS encoding OprD family porin, whose amino-acid sequence MKLSSTAILALAISSITATAYAEPASQEFVPTTLAGSSAQSEAKGFIDGQSLGGTTRNWYANELKRRDDRFSYVKNSDKNTSPLVKTPTARRINWVQGTIVNYTSGFTQGTVGVSTEVAAYNAIVLDRDRKDIAGGSNRTLADSDGDAVDQWSKLGLANVKFRVSNTTLTAGRQNFSTPIVDVIGNRPLPSSFEGISLHSEEFNNLSFDLGGFDRVSPRTEQSLSKFRTEYSQTGVETDKVYTAGVNYQPLKSLKTSLYVANVEDFWNQYYFGGTHELGDSQVLSLTTGLNYYKTVDEGKKLMGNIDNDTYSLSLGLTHQAHSLTFSYQEVNGNEYFDYLHETNGIYLANSLLSDFNGPNEKSFQIAYGINMAEYGVPGLKFNIYQARGWGIDGTHYRGTAYTDPGAKRGDLSLMDGESHYEYGVGASYAVQSGPLKATAIRATYTTHRASEHQADGNINEFRLVTTIPFNIL is encoded by the coding sequence ATGAAACTGAGCAGCACCGCGATACTGGCCCTGGCCATCAGCAGCATCACTGCTACCGCGTACGCCGAACCTGCAAGTCAGGAGTTCGTCCCTACCACATTGGCCGGCAGCAGCGCCCAAAGCGAGGCCAAAGGCTTTATCGATGGACAGAGCCTGGGCGGTACAACCCGTAACTGGTACGCCAACGAACTGAAGCGTCGCGATGACCGTTTCAGCTACGTGAAAAACAGCGACAAAAACACTTCGCCATTGGTCAAAACGCCGACGGCGCGTCGCATCAACTGGGTGCAAGGCACCATCGTCAACTACACCTCGGGCTTCACCCAGGGCACCGTGGGCGTGAGCACCGAAGTCGCCGCTTACAACGCCATCGTGCTCGACCGTGATCGCAAGGACATCGCTGGCGGCTCCAACCGTACTCTGGCGGATTCCGACGGCGACGCCGTTGACCAATGGAGCAAACTGGGTCTGGCCAACGTCAAGTTCCGCGTGTCGAACACGACCCTGACTGCCGGCCGCCAGAACTTCAGCACGCCGATCGTTGATGTCATCGGCAACCGTCCGCTGCCTTCGAGCTTTGAAGGTATCAGCCTGCACAGCGAGGAATTCAACAACCTGTCGTTCGACCTGGGCGGTTTCGACCGAGTATCGCCGCGTACCGAGCAGAGCCTGTCGAAATTCCGCACCGAGTATTCGCAAACGGGCGTGGAAACCGACAAGGTCTACACCGCAGGCGTGAACTACCAGCCGCTGAAAAGCCTGAAAACCAGTCTCTATGTGGCCAACGTCGAAGATTTCTGGAACCAGTACTACTTCGGTGGCACCCACGAACTGGGTGACAGCCAGGTGCTGAGCCTGACCACCGGTCTGAACTACTACAAGACCGTCGACGAAGGCAAAAAGCTGATGGGCAACATCGATAACGATACCTACTCGCTGTCGCTGGGTCTGACTCACCAGGCCCACAGCCTGACGTTCTCGTATCAGGAAGTTAACGGTAACGAGTACTTCGACTACCTGCACGAAACCAACGGCATCTACCTGGCCAACTCCCTGCTGTCGGACTTCAACGGCCCGAACGAGAAGTCGTTCCAGATCGCTTACGGCATCAACATGGCCGAGTACGGTGTGCCAGGCCTGAAGTTCAACATCTACCAGGCACGCGGTTGGGGCATCGACGGTACTCACTACCGCGGCACCGCCTACACCGATCCGGGCGCCAAGCGCGGCGACCTGAGCCTGATGGATGGCGAGTCTCACTATGAATACGGTGTCGGGGCTTCCTACGCTGTGCAAAGCGGCCCGCTCAAAGCCACTGCGATTCGCGCGACGTACACCACGCACCGCGCCAGCGAGCATCAGGCTGACGGCAACATCAACGAGTTCCGCCTCGTAACCACCATCCCGTTCAACATTCTGTAA
- a CDS encoding SIMPL domain-containing protein (The SIMPL domain is named for its presence in mouse protein SIMPL (signalling molecule that associates with mouse pelle-like kinase). Bacterial member BP26, from Brucella, was shown to assemble into a channel-like structure, while YggE from E. coli has been associated with resistance to oxidative stress.) — protein sequence MHTFRRSAALLALTVGSVASLPALAADELHYNQISLRAEVSQEVARDQMIVTLYTEEQNTDPAKLAAAISTTMNKATAQAKQVKDITLRTGSRNSYPIYDTKGQKITGWRERAELRLESTDFAALSKLTGELLTELKMGGMDFAIADPTRKASEDQLLKEAVTAFKTRAQLATDALGGKGYKIVNLNLNSNGYPQPYLRAPMMMKAAAMDSAPVTPEVEGGTSQVSMTADGSIEVLMQ from the coding sequence ATGCACACATTTCGCCGCAGCGCCGCCCTCCTCGCCCTGACCGTCGGCAGCGTCGCCAGCCTCCCGGCGCTGGCCGCCGATGAGCTGCACTACAACCAGATTTCCCTGCGCGCCGAAGTCAGCCAGGAAGTGGCCCGCGACCAGATGATCGTGACGCTCTACACCGAAGAGCAGAACACCGACCCGGCCAAACTCGCCGCCGCCATCAGCACCACCATGAACAAGGCCACCGCCCAGGCCAAACAAGTCAAAGACATCACCTTGCGCACGGGCAGCCGCAACAGCTATCCGATCTACGACACCAAAGGCCAGAAAATCACCGGCTGGCGCGAACGCGCCGAACTGCGCCTGGAAAGCACCGACTTCGCCGCCCTGTCCAAACTCACCGGCGAGTTGCTGACCGAGCTGAAAATGGGCGGCATGGACTTCGCCATCGCCGACCCGACCCGCAAGGCCAGCGAAGACCAGTTGCTCAAAGAAGCGGTCACCGCCTTCAAGACCCGCGCCCAACTGGCCACCGACGCCCTGGGCGGCAAGGGTTATAAAATCGTCAACCTGAACCTCAACAGCAACGGATACCCACAACCGTACCTGCGCGCGCCCATGATGATGAAAGCCGCAGCCATGGATTCCGCGCCGGTGACGCCTGAAGTCGAAGGAGGCACCAGCCAGGTCAGCATGACCGCTGATGGCTCGATTGAAGTGTTGATGCAGTGA